CTCCGGTTGCGGCGAAGATCACATCACCGGTGCCGACCATGTCCTCCATGGACAGCACCCGTGCCGGATGGTCCAGGCCCATCTGCAGGCAGCGCTGCATCTCTGCAGGGCCTTCGGGCAGCAGCCTGCCCTGAAGCTCCCCGCCCAGGCAACGCAGTGCGGCGGCAGCCAGTACGCCCTCCGGTGCACCGCCGGAGCCCATGTACAGATCGACATCGCTGTCCGGCAGCGCGGCGGCAATCGCTCCGGCAACGTCGCCGTGGCTGAGCAGCTTGATGCGTACGCCCGCTTCGCGCAGAATGGCGATCAGCCGCTCATGCCGCTTGCGGTCCAGCACCATCACCGTCAGCTCGGAGAGCGATTTGCCGGTAATCCGGGCGGCCTTGTGCAGCGTTACTTCCGCCGGGTCCCCGAGGCTGAGCCTGCCGGCCAGCTCCGGTCCGCAGGCCAGCTTCTCCATGTAGATGTCAGGCGCGTGGAGAAGGCTGCCCTTATCCGCAATGGCAATGACAGACTGGGCATTATGCAGCCCGCAGGCCACCACCTCTGTGCCTTCCAGCGGGTCCACCGCCACATCGACGGAAGGGCCGTTACGGTTACCGACCCGTTCCCCGATGTAGAGCATCGGGGCTTCGTCCATTTCTCCTTCACCGATCACGACGGTCCCGTCAATGGAGACGGAATCGAACATGGAACGGATTGCAGTTGTGGCAGCTTCATCTGCCGCATGCTTGTCGCCCCGGCCGATCCAGCGGGCTGAGGATAATGCCCCAAGTTCAGTGACCCGTACAATTTCCAGTGCCAATTCGCGTTCCATAAGATTCCCTCCAGTTCAGTCTGATTAGATATAACCCATAATAATGCCGGCTGTTTCTTCAATGGCCTTATCCGTAATATCAATGACGGGACAACCCAGCTTGGCGAATAGGGCTGCCGCATATTCCATTTCCTCTGTAATACGATCAAGGCTGGCATACTGTGAGCCTGTGGGCAGACCCAGCATCTTCAGCCGCTCGGAACGGATCTTCAGCATATATTCCGATTTCATGGTTAGTCCGATGATCCGTCCTGCAGGCAGGCTAAGGAGCTGCTGCGGCGGGCCGACCTCCGGCACAACCGGATAATTCACAACCTTTTTGCCCCGGTGGGCCAGAAAGATACTAAGCGGCGTCTTCGAGGTGCGGGACATGCCGAGCAGGACGATATCCGCCTTCAGCATCGCACCGAGGTCGCGCCCGTCATCGCAGGCGACGGTGAATTCAATAGCCTCCATCCGCCGGAAGTAATCCTCGTCCAGCTGGTGCAGCAGTCCTGGACGAGCCTGGGGCGCATCGTCGAAGGTATCAATGAAGGCCTGCATCATCGGCCCCATGATGTCAACCACTCTCAGATCGAGGCGGACGGCCTCTTCACGGATCACCTCCCGCAGTTCAGGCTGAACGAGAGTATAAGCTACGAAGCCCTGATGCTGAGCGGCCTCTTCCATTACCTTGCGCAGTTCATCTTCATGTCTGACATTACCGTATCTTCTGATGGTGACACGCTGATTCTGAAATTGGTGTATCACGGCCTGCACAACCGCATCCGCCGTATCTCCAATAGAATCCGAGCATATCGTAATGAAATGGGTGGATGGCTCCATGCTCTATCAATTCCTCCGTTATCCTTTGGCTTCAAGCTCGAGGAGAAGCTTTACGATGGAAGTCTTGGTCAACCGCCCGACTACGTCCAGCCCAGTGGCGGACCCTTCCCCGCTGCCGGGAACAACTACCGGCAGACTGTCTACCTCGTGATATATCATGCGCTGCGCGGCGTCAAGCACCGTGTCATCGGGCGAAACAGTGACTACCTTGGGCTGACGGGTCATGACCATGCTCACAGGCATGGTTACCGCTCCGGGATTACCGAGCGTGACCTTCAGGAAGTCCTTGCGCGAGGCGACCCCGGTTAGCTTACCGTTGCTATCGCAGATGATCAGCGTACCGACATCCTGCAGGAACAGTGTAACTACAGCATCCTGAATCGTCGTATTCTCGCG
This genomic interval from Paenibacillus sp. FSL H8-0332 contains the following:
- the glpX gene encoding class II fructose-bisphosphatase, which encodes MERELALEIVRVTELGALSSARWIGRGDKHAADEAATTAIRSMFDSVSIDGTVVIGEGEMDEAPMLYIGERVGNRNGPSVDVAVDPLEGTEVVACGLHNAQSVIAIADKGSLLHAPDIYMEKLACGPELAGRLSLGDPAEVTLHKAARITGKSLSELTVMVLDRKRHERLIAILREAGVRIKLLSHGDVAGAIAAALPDSDVDLYMGSGGAPEGVLAAAALRCLGGELQGRLLPEGPAEMQRCLQMGLDHPARVLSMEDMVGTGDVIFAATGVTSGEFLSGVRFIGKERAETHSVIMRAQSRTIRYIRSIHFLPGKEIPQIAAVRQDAAWM
- a CDS encoding pyruvate, water dikinase regulatory protein; amino-acid sequence: MEPSTHFITICSDSIGDTADAVVQAVIHQFQNQRVTIRRYGNVRHEDELRKVMEEAAQHQGFVAYTLVQPELREVIREEAVRLDLRVVDIMGPMMQAFIDTFDDAPQARPGLLHQLDEDYFRRMEAIEFTVACDDGRDLGAMLKADIVLLGMSRTSKTPLSIFLAHRGKKVVNYPVVPEVGPPQQLLSLPAGRIIGLTMKSEYMLKIRSERLKMLGLPTGSQYASLDRITEEMEYAAALFAKLGCPVIDITDKAIEETAGIIMGYI
- a CDS encoding helix-turn-helix transcriptional regulator, yielding MIELTARQLQIIEIVKKRAPITGDQIAESLGLSRPTIRGDLSILVMLEYVDAKPKVGYFPGTKAAARHNSRGLLQDTKVSDIQSIPVIIRENTTIQDAVVTLFLQDVGTLIICDSNGKLTGVASRKDFLKVTLGNPGAVTMPVSMVMTRQPKVVTVSPDDTVLDAAQRMIYHEVDSLPVVVPGSGEGSATGLDVVGRLTKTSIVKLLLELEAKG